A single genomic interval of Myxosarcina sp. GI1 harbors:
- the murF gene encoding UDP-N-acetylmuramoyl-tripeptide--D-alanyl-D-alanine ligase, with protein MNFKFSLHELHTILNNNLINTTNVSLAVIEGVATDTRTLRTGEIFIALTGEKFDGHNFVSKAIAKGAVGTIVSRPINELNVPQFVVKDTLYAYQQIARWWRDRFAIPVIGITGSVGKTTTKELIAAVLKTQGKVLKTQANFNNEIGVPKTLLEIAPEDNYAVIEMAMRASGEIALLTNIARPTIGVITNVGTAHIGRLGSVEAIAKAKCELLENMPTSSIAILNYDNSLLMETAAKVWQGETITYGLTGGNVRGELTDNNNLKVENQVFPLPLPGVHNASNYLAAIATAKTLEIDLTLLTTGLDVELPKGRARRYNLANDIVLLDETYNAGLESMLAALEMLKETQGNRHIAVLGTMKELGEHSAEFHYRVGEKARELEIDLLLVLADETATKSIADGAVGVMSECFSDRDCLIDRLKSVVRSGDRILFKASNSVGLNKAIEKIKEHQST; from the coding sequence ATGAACTTCAAATTTTCTTTGCACGAACTTCATACCATCTTAAATAACAATCTAATTAATACTACTAATGTAAGTTTGGCAGTAATTGAGGGTGTGGCTACCGATACTCGCACTTTGAGAACGGGAGAAATATTTATTGCCTTGACTGGTGAAAAATTTGACGGTCATAATTTTGTTTCTAAAGCAATTGCCAAAGGAGCAGTAGGAACAATTGTTTCACGACCGATAAATGAGCTTAACGTACCGCAGTTTGTAGTTAAAGACACGCTATACGCCTATCAACAAATCGCTCGCTGGTGGCGCGATCGCTTTGCTATTCCCGTTATTGGCATTACAGGTTCTGTTGGCAAAACTACTACCAAAGAGTTGATTGCGGCGGTATTAAAAACTCAAGGAAAAGTATTAAAAACTCAGGCTAATTTTAATAATGAAATTGGCGTACCAAAAACTTTATTGGAGATCGCTCCCGAAGATAACTATGCCGTAATTGAAATGGCAATGCGAGCCTCGGGAGAAATAGCTTTATTAACCAATATCGCTCGTCCTACAATTGGTGTGATAACTAATGTCGGTACGGCTCATATTGGCAGATTGGGTTCGGTTGAAGCGATCGCCAAAGCCAAATGCGAACTGTTAGAAAATATGCCTACTTCTAGCATAGCTATTTTAAATTATGACAACTCTTTACTCATGGAAACCGCAGCTAAAGTCTGGCAGGGAGAAACAATTACCTACGGCTTGACAGGAGGAAATGTTCGCGGAGAATTAACCGACAATAATAATTTAAAAGTAGAAAACCAAGTGTTTCCGTTACCGTTACCTGGAGTTCATAACGCCAGTAACTACTTGGCGGCAATTGCCACAGCCAAGACACTAGAAATCGATCTTACACTGCTAACGACAGGCTTAGATGTAGAGTTACCAAAAGGGCGAGCGCGCCGCTACAATTTGGCTAACGATATCGTATTGTTAGATGAAACCTATAATGCGGGTTTGGAGTCAATGCTGGCAGCCTTGGAAATGCTAAAAGAAACCCAAGGAAACAGACACATTGCCGTTTTAGGAACGATGAAAGAATTAGGAGAACATTCAGCCGAATTTCATTATCGGGTAGGAGAAAAGGCTAGGGAATTAGAAATAGATTTGTTATTAGTTTTAGCCGACGAAACTGCAACTAAATCTATAGCCGATGGTGCAGTAGGTGTTATGTCTGAATGTTTTAGCGATCGCGACTGCTTAATCGATCGATTAAAATCAGTAGTGCGATCGGGCGATCGCATTTTGTTTAAAGCTTCCAATTCTGTAGGTTTAAATAAAGCGATCGAAAAAATCAAAGAGCATCAATCGACATGA
- a CDS encoding transglutaminase family protein has product MSVFSENNNRNLLMKQKYLQATEIIDWQHSDILSLAAKLSADKNDTEAIAKNCFEWVRDNIYHSSDYHLNPITCKASEVLKYKTGYCYAKSHLLAALLRANSIPAGLCYQRLSVFDNGAPYCLHGLNAVYLPKHNWYRLDPRGNKPGVNTRFTPPQENLAFKINFPEEIDCKYIFSEPLPEVVKTLQTYKTWDEVLSNLPDLKRASLIKLEAASNF; this is encoded by the coding sequence ATGAGTGTATTTTCTGAAAATAACAATCGAAATTTATTAATGAAGCAAAAATATCTACAGGCAACAGAAATAATCGATTGGCAACATTCCGATATTTTAAGCCTAGCAGCCAAGCTATCAGCAGATAAAAACGATACAGAAGCAATAGCAAAGAATTGTTTTGAGTGGGTGCGAGACAACATCTATCACAGCAGCGATTATCATTTGAACCCCATTACCTGTAAAGCTTCTGAGGTTCTCAAATATAAGACTGGATACTGTTATGCTAAAAGTCATTTACTAGCGGCATTACTAAGAGCAAATTCAATTCCAGCAGGTTTATGTTATCAGCGTTTGAGCGTCTTTGATAATGGTGCGCCTTACTGTTTGCATGGGTTGAATGCCGTTTATTTACCCAAACACAATTGGTATCGCCTCGATCCTAGAGGGAATAAACCAGGCGTGAATACTCGGTTTACACCACCGCAAGAAAATTTGGCATTTAAAATTAACTTTCCTGAAGAAATTGACTGTAAGTATATTTTTAGCGAACCACTACCAGAAGTTGTTAAAACATTACAGACTTACAAAACTTGGGATGAAGTATTAAGTAATTTACCAGATCTCAAACGCGCCAGTTTAATAAAACTAGAAGCTGCCAGTAATTTTTAA
- a CDS encoding LysR family transcriptional regulator, whose protein sequence is MNIDYTNLRQIDLNLLIALDVLIAEASVTKAAERLNMSQSAMSYSLKRLRTILGDDILVRTSREMEVTPYARQISDRIRQILTEIQLTLLEPDEFNPATASETFRIAASDYVEATLGINLIRQLTTQAPGIRIRISNLDKETIMDALDENRIDIAINPELPLKSWHVAEKLYREEFVCVMRGDDSASELSVANYLERSHILVSLRDDFQGAYDKILAQQQQSRRVIWSTPHFMVVSLLLANSDCIALLPKRMAQQCAKNMNLSLLPPPIPIKGFTVSMVWHQRNTNNPAHQWLRQQIVAAVQNLARL, encoded by the coding sequence GTGAATATTGACTACACTAATCTTCGTCAAATAGACCTAAATTTATTAATTGCTCTTGATGTTTTAATTGCAGAAGCCAGCGTTACCAAGGCAGCAGAAAGACTTAACATGAGTCAATCGGCGATGAGTTATTCTCTAAAACGATTGCGAACTATTTTAGGCGACGATATTTTGGTTCGCACTTCTAGGGAAATGGAAGTTACGCCTTATGCTCGTCAGATAAGCGATCGCATCCGTCAGATTTTGACAGAAATTCAGCTAACCCTGCTCGAACCAGATGAGTTTAATCCTGCTACTGCTAGCGAAACTTTTAGAATTGCTGCTAGTGATTATGTTGAAGCTACGCTCGGAATTAATCTCATAAGACAGCTAACTACTCAAGCACCAGGTATTCGCATTCGCATTAGTAATCTAGACAAAGAAACCATTATGGATGCCTTGGATGAAAATCGGATCGACATAGCAATCAATCCCGAATTACCTCTTAAAAGTTGGCACGTAGCAGAAAAACTGTATCGAGAAGAGTTTGTTTGTGTAATGCGAGGTGATGATTCTGCTAGTGAATTATCCGTTGCCAATTATTTAGAGCGATCGCATATTCTGGTATCATTGCGGGATGATTTTCAGGGAGCTTACGATAAAATTTTGGCACAGCAGCAACAATCTCGACGGGTAATTTGGTCTACACCTCACTTTATGGTTGTCTCTCTTTTACTAGCAAATTCTGACTGCATTGCCTTGCTTCCCAAACGTATGGCACAACAATGCGCTAAAAACATGAACTTGAGTTTGTTACCACCGCCTATTCCTATTAAAGGCTTTACCGTTTCGATGGTTTGGCATCAACGAAATACCAACAACCCCGCTCATCAGTGGCTGAGACAGCAGATAGTTGCTGCCGTACAAAATCTCGCTCGCCTTTAA
- a CDS encoding SDR family oxidoreductase, which produces MSRFEGKVALVTGGGSGIGRATALKFALEGASVVIGNRSEKAGRETVDLIEQAGGKASFCRTDVTKPENIRDLIKHTVDSYGGLHVAFNNAGVDDPQAMTPEQTADTFDLVMNINVKGVWYSMKYEIEHMLANGGGVIVNTSSIAGLIGFPGHAPYVASKHAVLGLTKTAALEYAKQRIRINAVCPGAIETPLLENFTGGDNSTRQYLESLHPIGRLGKPHEIADAVVWLCSDEAAFVLGQGIAIDGGFTAI; this is translated from the coding sequence ATGAGTAGATTTGAAGGTAAAGTTGCTTTAGTTACGGGTGGTGGTTCTGGTATCGGTCGCGCTACGGCACTCAAATTTGCTTTAGAAGGAGCATCTGTAGTTATTGGCAATCGCAGCGAAAAAGCAGGTCGAGAAACAGTAGATTTAATCGAACAAGCTGGTGGCAAAGCTAGTTTTTGTCGAACAGATGTTACCAAACCAGAAAATATTCGAGATTTAATTAAACATACAGTCGATAGCTATGGTGGGTTACACGTTGCTTTTAATAATGCAGGAGTTGACGATCCTCAGGCAATGACACCAGAACAAACCGCAGATACCTTCGATTTAGTCATGAATATCAACGTCAAAGGTGTTTGGTACTCGATGAAATACGAAATCGAGCACATGTTAGCCAATGGAGGCGGAGTAATTGTTAATACTTCTTCGATCGCTGGTTTAATTGGATTTCCAGGTCATGCACCTTATGTAGCTTCCAAACACGCCGTTTTGGGTTTAACTAAAACTGCTGCTTTAGAATATGCCAAACAAAGAATTCGCATTAATGCTGTTTGTCCTGGAGCAATTGAAACTCCACTTTTAGAAAACTTCACTGGTGGAGATAATTCAACCCGTCAGTATCTGGAATCTTTGCATCCCATTGGAAGATTAGGTAAACCACATGAAATTGCCGATGCGGTGGTTTGGTTGTGTTCCGATGAGGCGGCTTTTGTCCTGGGACAGGGAATCGCGATCGATGGTGGATTTACGGCAATTTAA
- a CDS encoding TIGR04282 family arsenosugar biosynthesis glycosyltransferase, giving the protein MSETLIIFSRYPEAGKTKTRMIPALGAEGAAELQKAMTEHTLATVRKLSKFRSINLEIHFAGGNERLMSEWLGNEFDYYPQVAGDLGQKMRSAFDRAFKRDSDRVVTIGIDCPDIDTSILSEAFEALKRRDLVLGIAEDGGYYLIGLNRTIPQLFVNIDWGTDRVLAQTKKTAASLGLNIGYLPVLIDVDRPEDLFVWQKYKNRAND; this is encoded by the coding sequence ATGAGCGAAACTCTAATTATTTTTAGCCGCTATCCCGAAGCAGGTAAAACTAAAACTCGGATGATCCCCGCCCTTGGTGCTGAAGGTGCTGCCGAGTTGCAAAAAGCAATGACCGAACATACTCTCGCTACCGTAAGGAAACTGAGTAAATTTCGTTCGATAAACTTAGAAATTCACTTTGCAGGAGGTAACGAACGATTAATGTCTGAGTGGTTGGGTAATGAGTTTGATTATTATCCACAAGTAGCAGGAGATTTGGGGCAAAAAATGCGCTCGGCATTCGATCGCGCTTTCAAGCGAGATAGCGATCGCGTAGTAACTATTGGCATCGACTGTCCCGATATCGATACATCTATTTTGTCAGAGGCATTTGAAGCTTTAAAAAGACGAGATTTGGTTTTAGGTATTGCCGAAGATGGCGGCTATTATTTAATCGGTTTAAATCGTACTATTCCTCAGTTATTTGTCAATATTGATTGGGGAACCGACAGAGTATTAGCGCAAACTAAAAAGACTGCTGCTAGTTTAGGTTTAAATATCGGTTATTTACCCGTTCTAATAGATGTCGATCGCCCTGAAGACTTGTTTGTTTGGCAAAAATATAAGAATCGGGCAAACGATTAA
- a CDS encoding alpha/beta fold hydrolase, protein MLREVVRVSIQEAKIQVGNLQWFYRYTEVAGARPPVLLLHGIPTHSYTWRGLMTMLAAEDLPTIAPDWIGFGSSDKPNKRKFAYTPEAFLTALSDFIAALELKKFYLVVQGYLGSVGLQYALQHPEAIEGLIILNTPVNTAKIPWRMKQLSIPIAGDMMVQDPLMVDRTLEKGSGFVISDAELAIHRQPFLKTSAVGRALRTTIQKLDLTNTTASIETGLRQWQQPILFVWGMSDPWLDSSEVQKLANSLPKAQFVELSEARHYPQEHWSKEIARAIVQFFRRKVF, encoded by the coding sequence ATGTTGAGGGAAGTAGTTAGGGTGTCAATTCAAGAAGCAAAAATTCAGGTTGGTAATTTGCAGTGGTTTTATCGCTATACAGAAGTAGCAGGCGCTCGCCCACCCGTACTGTTATTACACGGCATTCCCACTCATAGCTACACTTGGCGAGGGTTAATGACCATGCTAGCTGCGGAAGACCTTCCTACCATCGCTCCTGACTGGATTGGTTTTGGCAGTTCTGATAAACCCAACAAGCGCAAGTTTGCCTACACTCCCGAAGCCTTTTTAACTGCCTTGAGCGATTTTATTGCTGCATTAGAATTAAAAAAATTTTATCTGGTAGTGCAGGGTTATCTCGGTTCGGTTGGTTTGCAATATGCCTTGCAACATCCCGAAGCTATTGAAGGATTAATTATTCTTAATACTCCTGTCAATACTGCCAAAATTCCCTGGAGGATGAAGCAACTAAGTATTCCTATAGCAGGCGATATGATGGTACAAGATCCGCTAATGGTCGATCGCACTTTGGAAAAAGGCAGCGGTTTTGTCATTAGCGATGCCGAACTAGCCATTCATCGCCAACCATTTTTAAAAACCTCTGCTGTTGGTAGAGCATTGAGAACTACAATTCAAAAGCTAGACCTGACTAATACTACCGCCTCGATTGAGACAGGCTTGAGGCAGTGGCAGCAGCCAATATTATTTGTTTGGGGGATGTCCGACCCTTGGTTAGATTCAAGCGAAGTCCAAAAGCTAGCCAATTCTCTTCCCAAAGCTCAATTTGTAGAGCTTTCAGAAGCCAGGCACTATCCTCAAGAACACTGGTCAAAAGAGATTGCACGGGCTATAGTACAGTTTTTTCGTCGTAAAGTTTTCTAA
- the psbQ gene encoding photosystem II protein PsbQ, producing MNIFRSILSLMLVLVATLVVSCGSPQASAPPTYTPEKIEKINTYRIPIDQVRERMPELGKALGQEKWADVSNFIHGPLGFLRSDMSSLSKFLLPEEQEKATVMAKDIFRHLEDIDLAARNKNYTQAMEEYKEVISDLDNYAELIPQKATVAEKTGNA from the coding sequence ATGAATATTTTTCGCTCTATTTTATCGTTAATGTTAGTGCTAGTAGCAACTCTTGTAGTTAGTTGCGGCTCTCCCCAAGCATCAGCACCACCTACATATACTCCTGAAAAAATTGAGAAAATTAATACCTATCGCATACCCATAGACCAAGTAAGAGAAAGAATGCCAGAACTAGGAAAAGCGCTCGGTCAAGAGAAATGGGCGGATGTTTCTAACTTTATTCACGGTCCTTTAGGTTTCTTGCGTAGTGACATGTCTTCTCTATCCAAGTTTTTGCTACCAGAGGAGCAAGAAAAAGCAACTGTAATGGCTAAAGACATTTTCAGACATCTTGAAGATATCGATCTAGCAGCCAGAAATAAAAACTACACTCAGGCTATGGAAGAGTACAAAGAGGTAATTTCCGACCTCGATAATTATGCCGAATTAATTCCTCAAAAGGCGACTGTTGCCGAAAAAACAGGCAACGCTTAA
- a CDS encoding glycosyltransferase family 4 protein, giving the protein MNILMLCSTFPYPPTKGRKQLRTYHLLQYLAQRHRVTLLTQRSQEVSDEEVEVLREQVAELAIFTPETTEPPQKLIDKAKRLRTFLQEGTLPKVLSSYSADIADWVNTEVTNSTFDCIVCEDSADEIYISPNWQNFFGVVLNLHCSEYSVYKQQLEIGDSKNELKDQINLGFRRRYERSYLGKFSAIVTVTEIERRIVKKLDPESRIVAIANGVDLKKFPRRVTNQGGQRIVFVGNMERPFNIDAARMLALEIFPEIRQRYPEAALELVGANPVPEILELKNLPGIKVTGKVRNVVEYLHWATVCVIPIRQGFGLKNRTLEAMAAGVPVVGSDRALSGLQVDGASIPLRAMRANTIEEYVYAIARLFSESKLRAKLSENGRKLVETEYTWEKIGQKYERILIDACVKK; this is encoded by the coding sequence ATGAATATTCTCATGCTTTGTTCTACCTTCCCCTATCCTCCAACCAAAGGTAGAAAACAACTAAGAACGTATCATTTATTACAATATCTAGCCCAACGACACCGAGTTACACTTCTGACTCAGCGCAGTCAAGAAGTTAGCGATGAAGAAGTAGAAGTTCTTAGAGAACAAGTAGCAGAACTAGCAATTTTTACGCCCGAAACAACCGAGCCTCCTCAAAAACTAATTGATAAAGCCAAACGTCTGCGAACTTTTCTTCAGGAAGGTACGCTACCAAAAGTTCTTAGTTCCTATTCTGCCGACATAGCCGATTGGGTCAACACGGAAGTTACTAACAGTACCTTTGACTGTATCGTCTGTGAAGATAGTGCCGATGAAATATATATCAGCCCCAACTGGCAAAATTTCTTTGGAGTTGTCTTAAATCTTCATTGTTCTGAATACAGTGTTTACAAACAGCAGCTGGAAATTGGCGACTCGAAAAACGAATTAAAAGACCAAATCAACTTGGGCTTTAGACGACGATACGAACGAAGCTATTTGGGTAAATTCAGCGCGATCGTCACTGTTACTGAAATCGAGCGACGTATTGTTAAAAAACTAGATCCAGAAAGTCGAATTGTTGCTATAGCTAATGGTGTCGATCTTAAAAAGTTTCCCCGTCGCGTGACCAATCAAGGGGGACAACGCATAGTTTTTGTCGGCAATATGGAGCGACCATTTAACATTGATGCTGCCAGAATGTTAGCCTTAGAAATTTTTCCTGAAATTCGTCAACGCTATCCAGAAGCAGCTTTAGAACTTGTAGGTGCTAATCCCGTACCAGAAATTTTAGAGCTAAAAAATTTACCAGGAATTAAAGTAACGGGTAAAGTTAGAAACGTGGTTGAGTATTTACATTGGGCAACGGTTTGTGTAATTCCCATTCGTCAGGGATTTGGTCTAAAAAATCGCACTCTCGAAGCAATGGCTGCTGGAGTTCCTGTAGTGGGAAGCGATCGCGCTTTATCGGGATTGCAGGTTGATGGTGCTAGTATTCCTTTACGAGCTATGCGTGCCAATACTATTGAAGAATATGTATATGCGATCGCCCGTTTGTTTTCCGAATCAAAGCTAAGAGCCAAACTTTCAGAAAACGGTCGCAAACTAGTTGAAACCGAATATACCTGGGAAAAAATCGGGCAGAAATACGAACGTATATTAATTGATGCTTGCGTCAAAAAATAA
- a CDS encoding murein transglycosylase A: MKNSLAIKISSISVVATVFFSSIATAAPLKAVRFDEVKLGLDERLSSDCESERCSLVRDNGLLDNKWNEVSRNNLKQAIDNSLYYLSTPKAAKDYHQSQSKFDLARVRRSLVRFRQLLLTSNSPADLAQAVEAEFVLYQSIGKDRLGTVEFTGYFEPLFKASRVPTAEYRYPLYRLPTLAEGNHPTRIELEGTDGLGNARSILAGYELVWLRDRLEAYLVQVQGAAKLQLTDGTIMSVGYGGSTDYPYVSIGGELVKDSVFAKEELSLPKLINYFKEHPDLLDKYIPRNNRFIFFRETNGAAPTGSLGVPVTGDRTIATDKSLMPPGALALIVAPIPKAMPTGEIATKTTSQYVLDQDTGSAIKGAGRVDIFLGSGAIAGERAGRLNGTGKLYYLLLKE, translated from the coding sequence ATGAAAAATTCACTTGCGATTAAAATTTCTAGTATCAGCGTAGTCGCGACTGTTTTTTTCAGTTCGATAGCAACGGCTGCTCCTTTAAAAGCGGTACGGTTTGATGAAGTAAAACTCGGACTAGACGAACGGCTGTCCTCAGATTGCGAAAGCGAGCGTTGTTCTCTAGTTCGAGATAATGGCTTATTAGATAATAAGTGGAACGAGGTTAGCCGCAACAATCTGAAACAGGCAATCGATAATAGCCTCTACTATTTAAGTACGCCCAAAGCAGCTAAAGATTACCATCAATCACAATCGAAATTTGATTTGGCAAGAGTGAGGCGGTCGCTGGTTCGTTTTCGCCAACTACTTTTAACTAGCAATTCACCAGCGGACTTGGCGCAAGCCGTAGAAGCTGAATTTGTTTTATATCAATCTATTGGTAAAGATCGTCTTGGCACTGTAGAGTTTACGGGTTATTTTGAGCCATTATTTAAAGCCAGTCGAGTTCCTACCGCAGAATATCGCTATCCTCTATATCGTTTACCAACACTTGCTGAAGGAAACCATCCTACTCGCATCGAACTAGAAGGCACAGATGGTTTGGGTAACGCTCGCAGCATCTTAGCAGGTTACGAATTAGTATGGTTGCGCGATCGCCTGGAAGCCTATCTGGTGCAGGTACAGGGAGCAGCAAAACTACAGCTAACCGACGGCACGATTATGAGTGTTGGCTATGGCGGCAGTACTGATTATCCCTACGTTAGTATCGGTGGCGAACTGGTTAAAGACAGCGTTTTTGCTAAAGAAGAATTGAGCTTACCCAAGCTGATAAATTATTTTAAAGAGCATCCCGATTTACTAGATAAATATATTCCTCGTAATAACCGCTTTATTTTTTTTAGAGAAACTAACGGTGCAGCACCGACAGGTAGTTTGGGCGTTCCCGTAACTGGCGATCGCACGATTGCCACCGATAAATCTTTAATGCCTCCTGGAGCGTTAGCTTTAATCGTAGCACCCATACCTAAAGCTATGCCGACAGGAGAAATTGCTACCAAAACCACCAGTCAATATGTATTGGATCAAGATACGGGGAGCGCGATAAAAGGAGCGGGAAGAGTCGATATTTTTCTCGGCAGTGGCGCGATCGCTGGCGAACGTGCGGGAAGACTTAATGGTACTGGCAAGCTATACTACTTGCTTTTAAAAGAGTAA
- a CDS encoding heavy-metal-associated domain-containing protein gives MAEINFKVPSMVCEGCVDTVTKAIVTEEPQAKVDIDLDTKQVKVNTEASESSIKQVVVASGHTVE, from the coding sequence ATGGCTGAAATTAATTTTAAAGTTCCTAGTATGGTGTGCGAAGGTTGTGTAGATACGGTTACTAAGGCAATTGTTACTGAAGAACCACAGGCTAAAGTAGATATCGATCTCGATACCAAACAGGTAAAAGTAAACACAGAAGCTTCTGAATCTTCAATCAAACAGGTAGTTGTGGCATCGGGACATACTGTCGAGTAA
- a CDS encoding phosphotransacetylase family protein → MADAKYLLVGSTEEHSGKSTTILGLTHLFLEHQIKIAYGKPLGTYVSEQSGEIVEEDLNFLSTTLGLSDDRVCPPLLSLDRETSERRLKGEDTQNYAATIQERIGQTDSDLILLEGAKDLSQGSLFNLSVSEIAEAVDASILLVARYNSLSLVSSLLTAKKFLGDRLIGVSIAGVPVSELQSVRETIKPFLERQDIPVLGIIPQDNLLRAVSVGELARRLDAKVLCCHSHLNWLVESLSIGAMNVNSALEFFRQRENMAVITGGDRTELQLAALETSTHCLILTGRTPPQSLILSRAEDLQVPVLSVNTDTLTTVEVVDRSFGTVPIQEPIKVQRVRELMEKHFDIERLIDKLGLKSAVIA, encoded by the coding sequence GTGGCAGATGCCAAATATTTGTTGGTGGGTTCGACTGAAGAACATAGTGGTAAATCAACAACCATACTTGGTTTGACTCATCTTTTTCTCGAACATCAAATAAAGATCGCTTATGGCAAACCATTGGGAACGTATGTGAGCGAACAGTCGGGAGAAATTGTCGAAGAAGATCTAAATTTTTTATCGACTACATTAGGACTATCAGACGATCGCGTTTGTCCGCCGTTATTATCTCTCGATCGCGAAACGAGCGAGCGGCGTTTAAAAGGTGAAGACACCCAAAATTATGCGGCTACTATCCAAGAGCGTATCGGACAAACTGATAGTGATTTGATCTTATTAGAAGGTGCTAAAGATCTATCGCAAGGTAGTTTGTTTAATCTTTCGGTGTCAGAAATCGCCGAGGCGGTAGATGCCTCGATTCTATTGGTGGCTCGCTACAATTCTCTATCTTTAGTTAGTAGTTTGTTGACTGCTAAGAAATTTTTAGGCGATCGCCTGATTGGAGTATCGATCGCTGGTGTTCCTGTCTCCGAACTACAGTCGGTTAGAGAAACAATAAAACCTTTTTTAGAACGTCAGGATATTCCCGTATTGGGCATCATTCCACAAGATAATTTACTTAGAGCGGTAAGCGTAGGTGAGTTGGCTCGCAGGCTCGATGCTAAAGTACTCTGTTGTCACAGCCATTTAAATTGGCTGGTAGAAAGTCTGAGCATTGGTGCCATGAACGTCAACTCGGCTCTAGAATTTTTCCGTCAGCGAGAAAACATGGCGGTAATTACAGGTGGCGATCGCACCGAACTACAGTTGGCGGCTTTAGAAACTTCGACACACTGTTTGATTTTAACAGGGCGCACTCCGCCTCAGTCTTTGATTCTTAGTCGTGCAGAGGATCTACAGGTGCCAGTTTTGTCTGTAAATACCGACACCCTAACTACAGTTGAAGTTGTCGATCGCTCCTTTGGTACGGTTCCCATCCAAGAACCAATAAAAGTGCAGCGGGTTCGAGAGTTAATGGAAAAACACTTTGATATTGAAAGGTTGATTGACAAACTAGGATTAAAATCGGCTGTAATAGCTTAA
- the ebsA gene encoding type IV pilus biogenesis protein EbsA, producing the protein MPTLEQLKPASRAETILYIPYYAKNKHSLLPQAIALYQQGSLEGDRNIEGGESIPFVASWYVSKLPSELTRCRLQFDGQAELSYEVTLSNSEFIDYLIDVIVDFQSSKCTDFPRGFYRKLLRFE; encoded by the coding sequence ATGCCTACGCTCGAACAGTTAAAGCCTGCCAGTCGTGCAGAGACGATCCTGTATATACCTTACTATGCAAAAAATAAACATAGTTTGCTGCCTCAAGCAATTGCACTCTATCAACAGGGAAGTTTAGAAGGAGATCGAAACATAGAAGGTGGAGAAAGCATACCCTTTGTTGCCAGTTGGTATGTATCCAAACTACCCTCAGAATTAACTCGCTGTCGGCTTCAGTTTGACGGGCAGGCAGAATTAAGCTATGAAGTTACTCTGTCTAATTCAGAGTTTATCGATTACTTAATTGATGTCATTGTTGACTTTCAAAGCTCTAAGTGTACGGATTTTCCCAGAGGCTTTTATCGAAAACTGCTACGCTTTGAATAG